One genomic segment of Mytilus trossulus isolate FHL-02 chromosome 4, PNRI_Mtr1.1.1.hap1, whole genome shotgun sequence includes these proteins:
- the LOC134716229 gene encoding protein neuralized-like isoform X1, giving the protein MGLCTMESVTFDLSKSRKLRKRGSLPELFHAFEGMLFHRRGLVDRRNRFSADLTGVNTDWPIQFHDIHGDNVALSHDKARARRADSFCKSICFSSRPIAINERVYLKFSQTSSSWSGVLRFGFTSLDPGSTQGPDLPRYACPDMTNKPGNWAKALGERYAAINNVLHFWYNRNGDVMFGINGEDIGLFFTGVATNTPLWALMDIYGNTIEIEFVKFEAPLLNNMLNRPSVSMPSEISAITSQMTAMTSETQPSTTVVQSNSLPIKYYTMTRFSLMQWHKLQGKNVQITDPSRTIANRTPDEFCNGYVFSSRPLKCGEKVVLQVLGIDRSYVGGLAVGFTTCSPDSVSQSELPDDADLLLDRMEYWVVNKDVYRSPEIGDELCFHLTNEGEVRYSRNNSKVATLMHVDRTLPLWIFFDIYGNIQKMRCLGVAPHQPPVPPRPRSTSYLTQGSPLSVALPRPERPVQPTNQNIANSHASTLQQRQLQEQHAASMVRSISVPSGVYVSSKSSPPVPPKTHKSHSISTPTSPTENMIPENDISECTVCYEREVNSVLYKCGHVCMCFECAIHVKEKGALCPICRQTILDVIKIYKT; this is encoded by the exons ATGGGACTTTGTACAATGGAAAGTGTTACGTTTGATTTGAGTAAAAGTCGTAAACTCAGAAAACGTGGTTCTTTACCAGAACTTTTTCATGCTTTTGAGGGCATGCTTTTTCACAGACGAGGATTAGTAGACAGACGCAATA GATTCAGTGCAGACCTGACAGGAGTGAACACTGATTGGCCAATACAGTTTCATGATATCCATGGTGACAACGTTGCCTTAAGCCATGACAAGGCAAGAGCTCGCAGAGCAGACAGTTTCTGTAAATCTATATGCTTTAGTAGTCGACCAATAGCTATAAATGAAAGGGTCTATCTTAAATTCTCCCAGACATCAAGCAGTTGGAGTGGAGTACTGCGCTTTGGATTTACAAGTCTGGACCCTGGAAGTACACAGGGTCCAGACCTTCCAAGATATGCCTGTCCTGACATGACAAATAAACCTGGTAATTGGGCTAAAGCTTTAGGGGAAAGATATGCTGCAATAAACAATGTGTTACATTTCTGGTATAACAGAAATGGTGATGTTATGTTTGGTATTAATGGAGAGGATATTGGACTATTCTTCACTGGTGTAGCTACAAATACTCCTCTCTGGGCATTGATGGATATCTATGGCAATACAATTGAGATtgaatttgttaaatttg aGGCTCCATTACTGAACAACATGTTAAATCGTCCGTCTGTGTCAATGCCTTCCGAGATATCAGCGATTACGTCACAGATGACAGCAATGACATCAGAAACACAACCATCAACCACTGTGGTTCAGTCAAACAGTTTGCCTATCAAATATTATACAATGACTAGATTCTCTTTAATGCAATGGCATAAACTTCAAGGGAAAAATGTACAGATCACTGATCCTAGTCGGACAATAGCTAATCGTACACCTGATGAGTTTTGCAATGGTTACGTTTTTTCATCACGACCATTAAAATGTGGTGAAAAAGTAGTGTTACAAGTACTAGGAATAGATAGATCATATGTTGGTGGATTAGCCGTGGGCTTTACTACGTGTTCACCCGATTCTGTGTCACAATCAGAACTTCCTGACGATGCTGATTTATTATTAGATAGAATGGAATATTGGGTTGTAAATAAAGACGTATATCGGTCACCAGAAATAGGAGACGAGTTGTGTTTTCATTTAACTAATGAGG gAGAAGTGCGATATTCCAGAAACAACAGTAAAGTAGCCACTCTAATGCATGTAGATAGAACATTACCATTATGGATATTTTTTGACATATATGgaaacatacaaaaaatgaGATGTTTAG GTGTAGCACCTCATCAGCCACCAGTGCCACCTCGACCACGTTCAACCTCCTACCTAACCCAGGGATCACCACTTAGTGTAGCTCTACCCCGTCCAGAGAGACCAGTTCAACCTACCAACCAAAACATCGCTAATTCTCATGCTAGCACGCTACAACAAAGGCAACTGCAGGAACAGCATGCAGCATCCATGGTACGGAGTATCAGCGTGCCGTCTGGGGTTTATGTTTCGTCCAAATCGTCTCCTCCTGTTCCACCTAAAACCCATAAATCCCATTCCATTTCGACACCAACATCACCGACAGAAAATATGATCCCTGAAAATGATATAAGTGAATGTACAGTATGTTATGAAAGGGAAGTTAATTCTGTGTTATATAAATGTGGACACGTGTGTATGTGTTTCGAATGTGCCATTCATGTAAAGGAAAAAGGAGCTTTATGTCCTATCTGTCGACAGACAATATTAGACgtcatcaaaatatataaaacatga
- the LOC134716229 gene encoding protein neuralized-like isoform X2, which translates to MGNHSSSHSGKGFSADLTGVNTDWPIQFHDIHGDNVALSHDKARARRADSFCKSICFSSRPIAINERVYLKFSQTSSSWSGVLRFGFTSLDPGSTQGPDLPRYACPDMTNKPGNWAKALGERYAAINNVLHFWYNRNGDVMFGINGEDIGLFFTGVATNTPLWALMDIYGNTIEIEFVKFEAPLLNNMLNRPSVSMPSEISAITSQMTAMTSETQPSTTVVQSNSLPIKYYTMTRFSLMQWHKLQGKNVQITDPSRTIANRTPDEFCNGYVFSSRPLKCGEKVVLQVLGIDRSYVGGLAVGFTTCSPDSVSQSELPDDADLLLDRMEYWVVNKDVYRSPEIGDELCFHLTNEGEVRYSRNNSKVATLMHVDRTLPLWIFFDIYGNIQKMRCLGVAPHQPPVPPRPRSTSYLTQGSPLSVALPRPERPVQPTNQNIANSHASTLQQRQLQEQHAASMVRSISVPSGVYVSSKSSPPVPPKTHKSHSISTPTSPTENMIPENDISECTVCYEREVNSVLYKCGHVCMCFECAIHVKEKGALCPICRQTILDVIKIYKT; encoded by the exons GATTCAGTGCAGACCTGACAGGAGTGAACACTGATTGGCCAATACAGTTTCATGATATCCATGGTGACAACGTTGCCTTAAGCCATGACAAGGCAAGAGCTCGCAGAGCAGACAGTTTCTGTAAATCTATATGCTTTAGTAGTCGACCAATAGCTATAAATGAAAGGGTCTATCTTAAATTCTCCCAGACATCAAGCAGTTGGAGTGGAGTACTGCGCTTTGGATTTACAAGTCTGGACCCTGGAAGTACACAGGGTCCAGACCTTCCAAGATATGCCTGTCCTGACATGACAAATAAACCTGGTAATTGGGCTAAAGCTTTAGGGGAAAGATATGCTGCAATAAACAATGTGTTACATTTCTGGTATAACAGAAATGGTGATGTTATGTTTGGTATTAATGGAGAGGATATTGGACTATTCTTCACTGGTGTAGCTACAAATACTCCTCTCTGGGCATTGATGGATATCTATGGCAATACAATTGAGATtgaatttgttaaatttg aGGCTCCATTACTGAACAACATGTTAAATCGTCCGTCTGTGTCAATGCCTTCCGAGATATCAGCGATTACGTCACAGATGACAGCAATGACATCAGAAACACAACCATCAACCACTGTGGTTCAGTCAAACAGTTTGCCTATCAAATATTATACAATGACTAGATTCTCTTTAATGCAATGGCATAAACTTCAAGGGAAAAATGTACAGATCACTGATCCTAGTCGGACAATAGCTAATCGTACACCTGATGAGTTTTGCAATGGTTACGTTTTTTCATCACGACCATTAAAATGTGGTGAAAAAGTAGTGTTACAAGTACTAGGAATAGATAGATCATATGTTGGTGGATTAGCCGTGGGCTTTACTACGTGTTCACCCGATTCTGTGTCACAATCAGAACTTCCTGACGATGCTGATTTATTATTAGATAGAATGGAATATTGGGTTGTAAATAAAGACGTATATCGGTCACCAGAAATAGGAGACGAGTTGTGTTTTCATTTAACTAATGAGG gAGAAGTGCGATATTCCAGAAACAACAGTAAAGTAGCCACTCTAATGCATGTAGATAGAACATTACCATTATGGATATTTTTTGACATATATGgaaacatacaaaaaatgaGATGTTTAG GTGTAGCACCTCATCAGCCACCAGTGCCACCTCGACCACGTTCAACCTCCTACCTAACCCAGGGATCACCACTTAGTGTAGCTCTACCCCGTCCAGAGAGACCAGTTCAACCTACCAACCAAAACATCGCTAATTCTCATGCTAGCACGCTACAACAAAGGCAACTGCAGGAACAGCATGCAGCATCCATGGTACGGAGTATCAGCGTGCCGTCTGGGGTTTATGTTTCGTCCAAATCGTCTCCTCCTGTTCCACCTAAAACCCATAAATCCCATTCCATTTCGACACCAACATCACCGACAGAAAATATGATCCCTGAAAATGATATAAGTGAATGTACAGTATGTTATGAAAGGGAAGTTAATTCTGTGTTATATAAATGTGGACACGTGTGTATGTGTTTCGAATGTGCCATTCATGTAAAGGAAAAAGGAGCTTTATGTCCTATCTGTCGACAGACAATATTAGACgtcatcaaaatatataaaacatga